The Natrialba magadii ATCC 43099 genome has a segment encoding these proteins:
- a CDS encoding HNH endonuclease, whose translation MTHDDLRALVLDKYGCECIVCGRSPEKWLESEDLDRSQDKISIHHVNGDDSDDRLENLIPVCQSCHTHIHRVDKPPYRKWHRQLPIEARHAWNQHHAEYYEGDRISREEAERQFGSEGGDPESLKYKAREGDDAATQTAVKGCQGR comes from the coding sequence ATGACGCACGACGACCTTCGGGCGCTCGTTCTCGATAAGTACGGGTGTGAGTGCATTGTTTGCGGGCGCTCACCTGAAAAGTGGCTCGAGAGTGAGGATCTCGACCGGTCGCAAGACAAAATCTCCATCCATCACGTGAATGGCGATGACTCGGACGACCGACTGGAGAATTTAATTCCAGTCTGTCAAAGCTGCCACACCCACATTCACCGAGTCGACAAGCCGCCTTATCGGAAGTGGCACCGGCAGCTCCCAATCGAGGCTCGGCATGCGTGGAATCAGCATCATGCCGAGTACTACGAGGGCGATCGGATCTCGCGAGAAGAGGCTGAGCGGCAGTTCGGTTCTGAAGGCGGTGACCCGGAGAGCCTGAAGTATAAAGCTCGCGAGGGCGACGACGCTGCAACTCAAACGGCGGTTAAGGGGTGCCAGGGCCGATGA
- a CDS encoding helix-turn-helix transcriptional regulator has product MRENNPNTVKLNEQRQSNLYGEVQNGRAVVRCGDCGTVFSATDAETHQCTEPEYIATDGGVNFQRDLTGFQRDIMFCLRRIERGKATEDQPYGLGIKRELERTRDVDVVNHGRLYPNLDELVEIGLIEKSMVDRRTNEYSTTNTGQQLVDDYSSWVLETVAERLPAAEAGGQQ; this is encoded by the coding sequence ATGAGAGAGAACAATCCCAATACAGTAAAGCTTAACGAACAGCGCCAGTCCAACCTCTACGGAGAGGTCCAAAACGGCCGCGCTGTCGTTCGATGCGGCGACTGCGGAACAGTTTTCTCGGCAACCGATGCTGAGACTCATCAGTGCACCGAACCTGAATACATCGCTACTGACGGCGGCGTCAACTTCCAGCGCGATCTCACCGGATTCCAGCGGGACATCATGTTCTGCCTACGCCGGATCGAGCGCGGGAAGGCGACCGAGGACCAACCGTACGGCCTCGGCATAAAGCGCGAACTCGAGCGAACGCGCGACGTCGACGTCGTCAACCACGGCCGGCTCTATCCCAACCTGGACGAGCTGGTCGAGATCGGCCTGATCGAGAAATCGATGGTGGATCGGCGGACCAACGAGTACTCTACAACCAACACCGGTCAGCAGCTGGTCGACGACTACTCCAGCTGGGTACTCGAGACCGTCGCGGAACGACTCCCCGCGGCTGAAGCCGGTGGTCAGCAGTGA